A genomic region of Antennarius striatus isolate MH-2024 chromosome 4, ASM4005453v1, whole genome shotgun sequence contains the following coding sequences:
- the cd9a gene encoding CD9 molecule a isoform X2 gives MAVAGGMKCLKYLMFVSNFIFWLAGTAVFAIGLWLRLDPKTKGLFEGSDSPYVFYTGVYILIGAGALMMVVGFLGCCGAIQESPCMLGLFFFFLLIIFAIEVAAGIWGFSNQTQVVNDITAFYVQTYNNFKRTGDERLKETLRVIQTGLNCCGPTGTVFDAAKDTCPRGEPLEKLITKSCPDAIEDVFDSKLHIIGGVGITIGVVMVFGMIFSMLLCCAIRKSREVV, from the exons cTTGCAGGTACTGCTGTCTTTGCAATTGGCCTGTGGCTGAGGTTAGACCCAAAAACCAAAGGCTTGTTTGAAGGATCAGACTCACCATATGTGTTTTACACAG gtgtgtatATCCTGATAGGAGCTGGAGcattgatgatggtggtgggTTTTCTGGGATGTTGTGGGGCTATCCAGGAGTCCCCCTGTATGCTGGGTCTG ttcttcttctttctcctcatcaTATTTGCTATTGAGGTGGCAGCTGGCATCTGGGGATTTTCCAACCAAACCCAg GTGGTGAATGATATCACAGCATTCTACGTACAGACCTACAATAACTTCAAGAGGACAGGAGATGAACGCCTCAAAGAGACACTGCGAGTGATCCAAACTGGG CTAAACTGTTGTGGACCAACTGGTACTGTGTTCGATGCTGCTAAAGACACGTGTCCCCGCGGAGAGCCCCTCGAGAAGCTCATTACTAAG AGCTGTCCAGATGCCATTGAGGACGTTTTTGACTCCAAGCTACACATCATTGGAGGAGTGGGCATAACCATCGGCGTTGTTATG GTGTTTGGGATGATCTTTAGCATGCTTCTTTGCTGTGCCATCAGGAAGTCTCGGGAGGTGGTGTGA
- the cd9a gene encoding CD9 molecule a isoform X1: protein MAALSGGEMCIKYLMFAFNLIFWLAGTAVFAIGLWLRLDPKTKGLFEGSDSPYVFYTGVYILIGAGALMMVVGFLGCCGAIQESPCMLGLFFFFLLIIFAIEVAAGIWGFSNQTQVVNDITAFYVQTYNNFKRTGDERLKETLRVIQTGLNCCGPTGTVFDAAKDTCPRGEPLEKLITKSCPDAIEDVFDSKLHIIGGVGITIGVVMVFGMIFSMLLCCAIRKSREVV, encoded by the exons cTTGCAGGTACTGCTGTCTTTGCAATTGGCCTGTGGCTGAGGTTAGACCCAAAAACCAAAGGCTTGTTTGAAGGATCAGACTCACCATATGTGTTTTACACAG gtgtgtatATCCTGATAGGAGCTGGAGcattgatgatggtggtgggTTTTCTGGGATGTTGTGGGGCTATCCAGGAGTCCCCCTGTATGCTGGGTCTG ttcttcttctttctcctcatcaTATTTGCTATTGAGGTGGCAGCTGGCATCTGGGGATTTTCCAACCAAACCCAg GTGGTGAATGATATCACAGCATTCTACGTACAGACCTACAATAACTTCAAGAGGACAGGAGATGAACGCCTCAAAGAGACACTGCGAGTGATCCAAACTGGG CTAAACTGTTGTGGACCAACTGGTACTGTGTTCGATGCTGCTAAAGACACGTGTCCCCGCGGAGAGCCCCTCGAGAAGCTCATTACTAAG AGCTGTCCAGATGCCATTGAGGACGTTTTTGACTCCAAGCTACACATCATTGGAGGAGTGGGCATAACCATCGGCGTTGTTATG GTGTTTGGGATGATCTTTAGCATGCTTCTTTGCTGTGCCATCAGGAAGTCTCGGGAGGTGGTGTGA